The proteins below are encoded in one region of Puntigrus tetrazona isolate hp1 chromosome 5, ASM1883169v1, whole genome shotgun sequence:
- the plp1b gene encoding proteolipid protein 1b isoform X2, whose protein sequence is MFPVKQPWLCKALGCYDCCIRCLGAVPYTSLLATLLCYTGVALFCGGGHEALTHTRTLVELYFARDVQDFIVLADFIKYFQYVIYGLASFFFLYGLLLLAEGFYTTSAVKQTFGEFRSTKFGRCLSLTFIILTYVLAVIWLVVFGFTAIPVLFFINMQSSCHKINILSETTLFNQQARVCMDARMYGFLPWNAVPGVVCGNTLASICKTPEFYVTYDLYICAFAGAGITLLALFVYVVATTYNYAILRFLGRKGLRC, encoded by the exons ATGTTTCCAGTGAAACAGCCGTGGTTGTGTAAAGCGCTAG GTTGCTATGACTGCTGCATCCGCTGCCTGGGCGCCGTGCCCTACACCAGCCTGCTGGCCACCCTGCTCTGCTACACCGGTGTGGCGCTCTTCTGCGGGGGAGGGCATGAGgcgctcactcacacacgcacactcgtAGAGCTCTACTTCGCAAGGGACGTTCAGGACTTCATAGTGCTGGCAGACTT tATAAAATATTTCCAGTATGTGATCTACGGTCTGGCCTCCTTCTTTTTCCTCTATGGATTGTTGCTTTTGGCTGAAGGTTTTTACACCACCAGTGCAGTAAAGCAGACGTTTGGAGAATTCAGGAGCACCAAGTTTGGGCGCTGCCTCAGCctgact TTCATAATCCTGACATACGTGCTCGCCGTGATCTGGCTGGTTGTCTTTGGCTTCACAGCCATTCCCGTGCTCTTCTTCATTAATATGCAAAGCTCCTGTcacaaaatcaacattttgtcGGAAACCACCTTGTTCAACCAGCAAGCAAGGGTCTGCATGGACGCACGCATGTATG GGTTTCTTCCCTGGAATGCTGTGCCGGGGGTTGTTTGTGGAAATACACTGGCAAGCATCTGCAAAACACCAGAG TTCTATGTGACCTATGACCTTTACATCTGTGCATTTGCTGGAGCCGGAATCACTCTTCTTGCCCTG TTTGTTTATGTGGTTGCCACCACCTACAACTACGCTATTCTGAGGTTCCTCGGAAGGAAGGGACTCCGTTGCTAG
- the plp1b gene encoding proteolipid protein 1b isoform X3, protein MGCYDCCIRCLGAVPYTSLLATLLCYTGVALFCGGGHEALTHTRTLVELYFARDVQDFIVLADFIKYFQYVIYGLASFFFLYGLLLLAEGFYTTSAVKQTFGEFRSTKFGRCLSLTFIILTYVLAVIWLVVFGFTAIPVLFFINMQSSCHKINILSETTLFNQQARVCMDARMYGFLPWNAVPGVVCGNTLASICKTPEFYVTYDLYICAFAGAGITLLALFVYVVATTYNYAILRFLGRKGLRC, encoded by the exons GTTGCTATGACTGCTGCATCCGCTGCCTGGGCGCCGTGCCCTACACCAGCCTGCTGGCCACCCTGCTCTGCTACACCGGTGTGGCGCTCTTCTGCGGGGGAGGGCATGAGgcgctcactcacacacgcacactcgtAGAGCTCTACTTCGCAAGGGACGTTCAGGACTTCATAGTGCTGGCAGACTT tATAAAATATTTCCAGTATGTGATCTACGGTCTGGCCTCCTTCTTTTTCCTCTATGGATTGTTGCTTTTGGCTGAAGGTTTTTACACCACCAGTGCAGTAAAGCAGACGTTTGGAGAATTCAGGAGCACCAAGTTTGGGCGCTGCCTCAGCctgact TTCATAATCCTGACATACGTGCTCGCCGTGATCTGGCTGGTTGTCTTTGGCTTCACAGCCATTCCCGTGCTCTTCTTCATTAATATGCAAAGCTCCTGTcacaaaatcaacattttgtcGGAAACCACCTTGTTCAACCAGCAAGCAAGGGTCTGCATGGACGCACGCATGTATG GGTTTCTTCCCTGGAATGCTGTGCCGGGGGTTGTTTGTGGAAATACACTGGCAAGCATCTGCAAAACACCAGAG TTCTATGTGACCTATGACCTTTACATCTGTGCATTTGCTGGAGCCGGAATCACTCTTCTTGCCCTG TTTGTTTATGTGGTTGCCACCACCTACAACTACGCTATTCTGAGGTTCCTCGGAAGGAAGGGACTCCGTTGCTAG
- the si:dkey-125i10.3 gene encoding zonadhesin has translation MSSAVNREAVFQATKVRKHLKQDGSWINKSQDVHDTESDVKACKPIKLKPTNVSSPESSLASSSTVLCSESAAASSSLDSSTPPQSSNVMSALKKFERLNSTENKPVKSGSSVAKSAHPVLEDSRGAHVQKAVKTSMVKATEQPLQTPADTSVKDVLEKPNTIPAEEALKTHADAPKTDKVKKPTEEPLKMHADTLKLDVVEKPIVKPVEVPLKTHADAPKTDKVEKPTEEPLKMHADTPKLDVVEKPIVKPVEVPLKTHADIPKTDIVEKPVEGPLKMHADAPKSNIVEKPVEEPLKRHAYTPKMYVVDKVKPVEEPLKTPTYVPVKNIVESPAEESVKTHSETPVEGTRKTPVDGASTDQNPAKPSGTLTENKENDTVEHVSMAHAPATESSTRSTTELIEEPRVTALEENHRLNSQAELKVKGKTMCSFCKLPIDGNVKISINIPAICCHPDCFKCNGCSSPLGDLSSSMYHCAGKILCEKCFDQIFQL, from the exons ATGTCCAGTG CTGTTAACAGAGAAGCCGTATTCCAGGCGACAAAGGTTCGAAAGCATTTGAAACAAGATGGAAGCTGGATTAACAAATCTCAAGATGTTCACGACACAGAATCAGACGTAAAAGCATG TAAACCAATAAAGTTAAAACCTACAAATGTGTCATCACCTGAGAGCAGTTTGGCCTCTTCCTCCACCGTGCTATGTTCAGAGAGTGCTGCCGCCTCCTCCAGCTTGGACTCATCTACACCTCCTCAAAGCTCTAATGTCATGTCAGCCTTAAAGAAGTTTGA GCGACTGAACTCAACAGAAAACAAACCAGTCAAGAGTGGGTCCAGTGTGGCTAAAAG TGCACATCCTGTCCTCGAGGACTCAAGGGGAGCACATGTACAGAAAGCAGTGAAGACATCCATGGTCAAAGCCACAGAGCAACCACTGCAGACACCAGCAGATACTTCTGTAAAGGACGTATTGGAAAAACCAAACACCATACCTGCAGAGGAAGCATTGAAGACACATGCAGATGCTCCTAAAACAGACAAAGTGAAGAAACCTACAGAGGAGCCATTGAAGATGCATGCAGACACTCTTAAATTGGATGTAGTGGAGAAAcctatagttaaacctgtagaGGTGCCACTGAAGACACATGCAGATGCTCCTAAAACAGACAAAGTGGAGAAACCTACAGAGGAGCCATTGAAGATGCATGCGGACACTCCTAAATTGGATGTAGTGGAGAAAcctatagttaaacctgtagaGGTACCACTGAAGACACATGCAGACATTCCTAAAACAGACATAGTGGAGAAACCTGTAGAGGGACCACTGAAGATGCATGCAGATGCTCCTAAATCAAACATAGTGGAGAAACCTGTTGAAGAACCATTGAAGAGGCATGCTTACACTCCTAAAATGTATGTAGTGGATAAAGTTAAACCTGTAGAGGAACCTTTGAAGACACCTACATATGTTCCTGTAAAGAACATAGTGGAGAGCCCTGCAGAGGAATCAGTGAAAACACACTCAGAGACTCCTGTAGAGGGAACAAGGAAGACACCTGTAGATGGAGCTTCGACAGATCAGAACCCAGCAAAGCCTTCAGGTACACTGACagagaataaagaaaatgatacAGTTGAACACGTGTCAATGGCACATGCACCAGCTACAGAGTCATCAACTAGATCAACTACAGAACTGATCGAAGAACCCCGTGTGACAGCCCTGGAGGAGAACCACAGACTGAACAGTCAAGCTGAATTGAA AGTCAAAGGTAAAACCATGTGTTCCTTCTGCAAGCTGCCCATAGATGGAAATGTGAAAATCTCCATCAACATTCCTGCCATTTGCTGCCATCCGGATTGTTTTAag tgtaaTGGTTGCAGCAGTCCTCTGGGTGATCTCTCTTCATCTATGTACCACTGTGCTGGGAAAATCCTCTGCGAGAAATGCTTTGATCAAATCTTCCAGCTCTGA
- the agtr2 gene encoding type-2 angiotensin II receptor isoform X2 — protein sequence METESTFNLTAPTVSSLHQNTTNSCDYISTSASQYQKKVIPTLYSLIFLLGFLGNMLVVCVLNHSSGRRTVANTYLMNLAMSDLLFLSSLPFWAVYYSLDYNWVFGKVMCKLCGGLVTINVYASIFFITCMSVDRYHAIVHPLHSQSSRSINQARCVSGIIWVVAALTTLPTVVFRDIHTFPSNNITACVINFPSANWQTWLTLGKNTLGFFLPFVVIATCYGRIAVNLLATPNYLEPDSTRLVHVLRMVVAVVLAFFFCWFPFHVLAFLGALGELVVEWDCWVLQAIHKLLPFFLCLGFSNSAINPFLYCFVGNHFREKLWQFYGDMLTQKRDSISTRLSSFSRKLSDLKETVPMEILEQQNSP from the coding sequence ATGGAAACAGAATCCACCTTTAACTTGACTGCACCCACTGTGTCTTCGTTGCACCAAAACACGACGAACTCTTGCGACTACATATCCACCTCAGCCTCGCAGTACCAGAAGAAAGTGATCCCAACTTTGTACAGCCTAATTTTCCTGCTAGGTTTTCTTGGTAACATGCTGGTGGTGTGCGTGCTAAATCACAGTTCAGGCCGAAGGACGGTAGCCAACACGTATCTGATGAATCTAGCCATGTCGGACTTGCTGTTCCTGAGCTCTTTGCCATTCTGGGCTGTTTACTATTCGCTGGATTACAACTGGGTTTTTGGAAAGGTCATGTGCAAGCTGTGTGGAGGTCTGGTAACTATAAACGTCTACGCTAGTATATTTTTCATCACGTGTATGAGCGTGGATCGATATCATGCCATCGTCCACCCATTGCACTCTCAGAGCAGCCGGAGCATAAATCAGGCCAGATGTGTCAGCGGCATCATTTGGGTCGTGGCGGCTTTGACGACATTGCCGACAGTTGTGTTTCGTGACATACACACTTTCCCCAGTAACAACATTACGGCATGTGTCATTAATTTCCCCAGCGCCAACTGGCAAACCTGGTTAACTCTTGGGAAGAACACTCTGGGATTCTTCTTGCCATTTGTTGTCATTGCAACCTGCTACGGCCGAATCGCCGTAAACCTTCTGGCCACCCCGAACTACCTGGAGCCGGACTCCACCCGACTGGTCCACGTGTTGCGTATGGTGGTAGCTGTGGTGCTGGCGTTTTTCTTTTGCTGGTTTCCGTTTCACGTTCTGGCGTTCCTCGGGGCTCTGGGGGAGCTGGTTGTGGAGTGGGATTGCTGGGTGCTTCAAGCGATCCATAAACTGCTCCCGTTCTTCCTGTGCCTCGGCTTTTCCAACTCTGCCATAAACCCCTTCCTGTACTGTTTTGTGGGAAATCACTTCCGAGAGAAGCTGTGGCAGTTTTACGGGGACATGCTGACGCAGAAAAGGGATTCCATCAGCACGAGACTATCTTCCTTCTCCAGGAAACTGAGTGACCTCAAAGAAACCGTGCCTATGGAGATTCTTGAGCAGCAGAACAGCCCTTAG
- the agtr2 gene encoding type-2 angiotensin II receptor isoform X1, which yields MLQQQSQWTVDGQHANFLIPEPSCIINAMETESTFNLTAPTVSSLHQNTTNSCDYISTSASQYQKKVIPTLYSLIFLLGFLGNMLVVCVLNHSSGRRTVANTYLMNLAMSDLLFLSSLPFWAVYYSLDYNWVFGKVMCKLCGGLVTINVYASIFFITCMSVDRYHAIVHPLHSQSSRSINQARCVSGIIWVVAALTTLPTVVFRDIHTFPSNNITACVINFPSANWQTWLTLGKNTLGFFLPFVVIATCYGRIAVNLLATPNYLEPDSTRLVHVLRMVVAVVLAFFFCWFPFHVLAFLGALGELVVEWDCWVLQAIHKLLPFFLCLGFSNSAINPFLYCFVGNHFREKLWQFYGDMLTQKRDSISTRLSSFSRKLSDLKETVPMEILEQQNSP from the exons ATGCTGCAACAGCAGTCCCAGTGGACTGTCGACGGTCAGCATGCT aACTTTCTCATTCCTGAACCATCCTGCATAATCAACGCCATGGAAACAGAATCCACCTTTAACTTGACTGCACCCACTGTGTCTTCGTTGCACCAAAACACGACGAACTCTTGCGACTACATATCCACCTCAGCCTCGCAGTACCAGAAGAAAGTGATCCCAACTTTGTACAGCCTAATTTTCCTGCTAGGTTTTCTTGGTAACATGCTGGTGGTGTGCGTGCTAAATCACAGTTCAGGCCGAAGGACGGTAGCCAACACGTATCTGATGAATCTAGCCATGTCGGACTTGCTGTTCCTGAGCTCTTTGCCATTCTGGGCTGTTTACTATTCGCTGGATTACAACTGGGTTTTTGGAAAGGTCATGTGCAAGCTGTGTGGAGGTCTGGTAACTATAAACGTCTACGCTAGTATATTTTTCATCACGTGTATGAGCGTGGATCGATATCATGCCATCGTCCACCCATTGCACTCTCAGAGCAGCCGGAGCATAAATCAGGCCAGATGTGTCAGCGGCATCATTTGGGTCGTGGCGGCTTTGACGACATTGCCGACAGTTGTGTTTCGTGACATACACACTTTCCCCAGTAACAACATTACGGCATGTGTCATTAATTTCCCCAGCGCCAACTGGCAAACCTGGTTAACTCTTGGGAAGAACACTCTGGGATTCTTCTTGCCATTTGTTGTCATTGCAACCTGCTACGGCCGAATCGCCGTAAACCTTCTGGCCACCCCGAACTACCTGGAGCCGGACTCCACCCGACTGGTCCACGTGTTGCGTATGGTGGTAGCTGTGGTGCTGGCGTTTTTCTTTTGCTGGTTTCCGTTTCACGTTCTGGCGTTCCTCGGGGCTCTGGGGGAGCTGGTTGTGGAGTGGGATTGCTGGGTGCTTCAAGCGATCCATAAACTGCTCCCGTTCTTCCTGTGCCTCGGCTTTTCCAACTCTGCCATAAACCCCTTCCTGTACTGTTTTGTGGGAAATCACTTCCGAGAGAAGCTGTGGCAGTTTTACGGGGACATGCTGACGCAGAAAAGGGATTCCATCAGCACGAGACTATCTTCCTTCTCCAGGAAACTGAGTGACCTCAAAGAAACCGTGCCTATGGAGATTCTTGAGCAGCAGAACAGCCCTTAG